Proteins from a genomic interval of Gemmatimonadaceae bacterium:
- a CDS encoding PD40 domain-containing protein, translated as MSVLVRSLPLPWRVGLWSTSRQVAASALTMSVALLVLMAARSGRSDEATQHLVYMDSTGATSAVLVRPSEWSSTSAPVVPVPTTSAMADAARTYADLPPAISPDGKSVAWIKDSGDSTTLDIWIRTPAGTRRLTSQSRDDLVLGWLPDGSALVGQTMRWSPATDGNYDIAVFDTATGAARQITRGPAQDIDPQVSPDGTRVAFIRGSMVDPPQLCITTIDGQHEPECRLIGGQPIATLLGWTGLDELALTTYESGAQPLVRYDWMRDNRTNVLAPYVIRPRLSPDRRWVAGSARLDGMVGLRDMVLPLDAPGTARPVAGAGHAPDALRWWEGMPDRSWLIDHLEFSDSVTTVLPGIGTRLSVKALSATGSEIPIRAPVVWSSSDTMVAIIDSTGEVRVRAPGEVAVTATLADWRKATKRIKVVGKAPINVLDERWEGDWRRRWLPWGDPTPLVSTGPQGIRGLWSRGDGVYPSMAILRDALSARDGLGLEVRISTPLTLAQHQRLKVMFLAGLDPSTFERADQQKAPPTVGTSVSMCGIIFPQEGRWGATRIALFGSVPENIDVGREGAALRTGDWWTLRVQILPDGRCGIAINGRVLRLSKEPVPLDGAYRVWLGDESAGVQLIHGPLQIWTGVRTDIRWSN; from the coding sequence GTGTCGGTGCTCGTCCGGAGCCTGCCCCTCCCGTGGCGTGTCGGACTCTGGTCCACGTCGCGCCAGGTCGCCGCATCTGCCCTGACGATGTCGGTCGCGTTGCTGGTCCTCATGGCCGCCCGGTCCGGCAGGAGTGACGAGGCCACCCAGCACTTGGTCTACATGGATTCCACCGGCGCCACCAGCGCAGTGCTGGTGCGACCATCGGAGTGGAGCAGCACCAGCGCGCCGGTGGTCCCTGTGCCAACGACGAGCGCGATGGCTGACGCGGCACGCACCTACGCCGATCTTCCCCCCGCCATCTCACCGGACGGGAAGTCGGTGGCGTGGATCAAGGACTCGGGCGACAGCACGACGCTCGACATCTGGATTCGCACACCGGCCGGCACTCGCCGGCTCACATCACAGTCGCGCGACGATCTCGTGCTGGGCTGGCTTCCCGACGGCTCGGCGCTTGTCGGACAGACCATGCGCTGGTCTCCGGCCACGGATGGGAACTACGACATTGCCGTCTTCGACACGGCCACTGGGGCCGCGCGACAGATCACCCGTGGCCCGGCGCAAGACATCGATCCCCAAGTCTCTCCCGACGGAACCCGGGTCGCCTTCATCCGGGGCTCGATGGTCGATCCCCCGCAGCTGTGCATTACCACGATCGACGGACAGCATGAGCCCGAGTGTCGCCTGATCGGCGGACAGCCGATCGCCACGTTGCTCGGCTGGACCGGCCTCGATGAACTCGCCCTCACCACATACGAATCCGGCGCGCAGCCGCTGGTGAGGTACGATTGGATGCGCGACAACCGGACGAACGTCCTTGCTCCGTACGTCATCAGGCCGCGCCTCAGTCCCGACCGGCGTTGGGTCGCCGGGTCGGCCCGGCTGGATGGCATGGTCGGCTTGCGCGACATGGTCCTGCCGCTGGACGCCCCCGGCACGGCACGGCCGGTCGCCGGAGCTGGCCACGCGCCTGACGCGCTGCGCTGGTGGGAGGGGATGCCGGATCGTTCGTGGTTGATCGACCATCTGGAGTTCAGCGACTCGGTGACAACGGTCCTGCCCGGCATTGGGACGCGACTGTCGGTGAAAGCATTGAGCGCCACAGGCTCCGAGATACCGATTCGCGCGCCGGTCGTATGGAGCTCGAGCGACACGATGGTCGCCATCATCGACTCCACCGGTGAAGTGCGTGTCCGCGCGCCGGGTGAGGTGGCGGTTACCGCCACGCTCGCCGACTGGCGCAAGGCCACCAAGCGCATCAAAGTGGTTGGCAAGGCGCCCATCAACGTCCTTGATGAACGGTGGGAGGGTGACTGGCGACGCCGTTGGCTACCATGGGGTGATCCGACTCCACTGGTGTCCACCGGCCCCCAGGGAATTCGTGGCTTGTGGAGCCGAGGGGATGGCGTCTACCCGAGCATGGCGATCTTGCGTGATGCGCTCTCGGCGCGGGATGGCCTCGGACTGGAGGTGCGCATCAGCACGCCGCTGACGCTCGCGCAACATCAGCGATTGAAGGTCATGTTCCTGGCCGGCCTCGATCCGTCGACTTTCGAGCGGGCTGACCAGCAGAAGGCTCCGCCAACAGTTGGCACGTCCGTCTCCATGTGCGGCATTATTTTCCCGCAGGAAGGGCGCTGGGGGGCGACACGAATTGCGCTGTTTGGCAGCGTTCCAGAAAACATCGACGTTGGCAGGGAAGGCGCTGCGCTGCGAACCGGCGACTGGTGGACGCTGCGGGTCCAGATCCTTCCTGATGGTCGCTGCGGCATCGCCATCAACGGCCGCGTGCTGCGACTGTCGAAGGAGCCGGTTCCTCTCGACGGCGCCTATCGGGTCTGGCTTGGTGACGAATCCGCGGGCGTGCAGTTGATTCACGGCCCGCTGCAGATCTGGACCGGCGTGCGGACCGACATTCGGTGGAGCAATTGA
- a CDS encoding SRPBCC domain-containing protein translates to MSVKPEASGRRSVQVEVQVPGTPEEVWQAIATGPGISSWFVPTHFEERDGKPVALTVSFGPGMEARSVVTAYDAPRMFANASDGWMPGSPPMASEWSVEARGGGLCIVRIVHSLFASTDEWDNQLEATASAWPAFLRTLRIYLTHFRGQRSAIMQVMTPVAGTDAESWETLTAALGVKGVSVGQRWTTPAGVVPLSGVVAYVTENPYDALLRLDAPGPGIAALGAMTYPGGQSMVAMNFYLYGDQAAETVARETPVWQAWLEVRFPMPSR, encoded by the coding sequence ATGAGCGTGAAGCCAGAAGCCAGCGGACGTCGTTCGGTCCAGGTTGAAGTCCAAGTCCCCGGCACGCCGGAGGAAGTGTGGCAGGCCATTGCTACCGGGCCGGGTATTTCCTCCTGGTTCGTGCCGACTCACTTCGAGGAGCGCGACGGAAAGCCCGTGGCACTGACCGTGAGCTTCGGTCCGGGCATGGAGGCGCGCTCCGTGGTGACGGCCTACGACGCACCACGGATGTTCGCCAATGCGTCGGACGGCTGGATGCCTGGCTCGCCACCCATGGCGAGCGAGTGGAGCGTTGAAGCGCGCGGAGGAGGCCTCTGCATCGTCCGCATTGTCCACAGTCTTTTTGCCAGCACGGACGAGTGGGACAACCAGCTAGAAGCCACCGCCTCTGCATGGCCCGCATTTCTACGCACCCTGCGGATCTATCTCACGCACTTTCGCGGCCAACGTTCCGCGATCATGCAAGTGATGACTCCCGTCGCGGGTACGGACGCCGAGTCATGGGAAACACTGACCGCGGCGCTGGGAGTGAAAGGCGTGAGCGTCGGTCAGCGTTGGACGACGCCCGCGGGTGTCGTACCGCTGAGCGGCGTCGTGGCGTATGTCACCGAGAATCCGTACGACGCCCTGCTGCGGCTCGACGCGCCGGGGCCAGGCATAGCCGCTCTTGGCGCCATGACGTACCCCGGTGGCCAGAGCATGGTCGCCATGAACTTCTACCTGTATGGCGACCAGGCGGCCGAAACTGTCGCCCGTGAGACACCAGTGTGGCAAGCGTGGCTCGAGGTGCGCTTTCCGATGCCATCACGCTGA
- a CDS encoding helix-turn-helix transcriptional regulator, with protein sequence MLDIQVIDDPAAATVALEPMRSRLLSELAVPASAAALATRVGLARQKVNYHLRALEAHGLVRLAEERQWGGLTERLLVATAASYVVSPGALGPIAVDPNRDVDRLSASYLIALGARVVREVGDLMRRANAAGKRIATLAVDTEIRFRSPTDRAAFSHELAQTIATLVSKYHDESAPGGRAHRLVVVAHPLPK encoded by the coding sequence ATGCTCGACATCCAAGTCATCGATGATCCAGCGGCGGCGACGGTGGCCTTGGAGCCGATGCGCAGCCGACTCCTCTCCGAACTGGCCGTGCCCGCCTCAGCGGCGGCGCTGGCTACGCGGGTCGGCTTGGCGCGGCAGAAGGTCAATTACCACTTGCGCGCGCTCGAGGCGCACGGGTTGGTGCGGCTGGCCGAGGAGCGCCAATGGGGCGGTCTCACGGAACGGCTGCTCGTCGCCACGGCGGCATCCTACGTCGTGTCTCCGGGCGCGTTGGGCCCGATCGCCGTCGATCCGAATCGGGACGTCGATCGCTTGTCCGCGAGCTATCTCATCGCCTTGGGCGCACGGGTTGTGCGCGAGGTGGGCGATCTCATGCGACGCGCGAACGCGGCGGGCAAACGCATCGCGACTCTCGCCGTGGATACCGAGATTCGCTTCCGGTCGCCGACGGACCGGGCGGCGTTCAGCCATGAACTCGCCCAGACAATCGCGACACTCGTTTCGAAATATCACGATGAGTCCGCCCCAGGCGGTCGCGCGCATCGACTCGTGGTCGTGGCGCATCCCCTCCCGAAATAA
- a CDS encoding PKD domain-containing protein, whose translation MSITSMYYYYFQKLNGKPSLYHQYDLTLPNVLDNVQGIRFAGAVQLDYEDRFHAGLQQIKSLQQQAKAKGTKAEDLTSMWILMTLKLTGQPVLLALEGAIGGHAVVAYGAQSTGTQTVVRFADPNFPTAGRTMTFTSGTLTPILLSAKVGAAGGTFTDAYALSVTSEVPLSKIWSRFSEFQQQKAGLGRYPTQSRIEYFDILTDTWKTLSASLRSSDPTLRLRYLCTDCPVKEVGSEPDVQSLNIWDAAGTKDLGNGFSLDNVAGTRSYYARLDALSPSAPTERGFVDAIPFTVIHAPFTVRGSTTEVFLGDTETFTASAGTLATAGSTYTWSVNDGSTPVVTTVPTYTHTHTKVGTVELSVRLKDAAGVLIARAITSSSANLRFALSPNPAYVSPGRPIAFTVTATNGITPTLTGPLHYTWVFGGVDDEDDVFLRTTVPTATHTFATPGEHNVRVIVGMDLPSGSSVIIGSTDQPVHVVNTLLAPRDIRVPEDSQVMFVVRHQRTHPANAHYKWTFSEGGNSDVYRLQGDTTVSYTFLRPGVFKVLVEVTDSAGAAVGKDSTTTSVDPGLSAWKFTSVIVTSQVVDPKDGRLATQEICHICFATDSLKIMRIASGAMEGGFLHLPRDTTLGGQYAPRGVVMLEGTNITRARMNTHFDWVFAGLSSMPPNPGRIIGTPWHYLRTPPRLPPTDPAYPEIYTETGNHQSGTITGTTYVTNPNSFHGWTPNLRQANVTFTGDLATGTLTTIFRRYEAGPNNIGPVEFMRYQTTVTFVAQRVR comes from the coding sequence ATGAGCATCACGTCGATGTACTACTACTACTTCCAGAAACTCAACGGCAAACCGTCGCTGTATCACCAATACGACCTGACCTTGCCCAATGTGCTGGACAACGTGCAGGGCATTCGATTCGCCGGCGCCGTGCAGTTGGACTATGAGGATCGCTTTCACGCAGGGCTGCAACAGATCAAGAGCTTGCAGCAGCAGGCCAAGGCGAAGGGGACCAAAGCCGAGGACCTGACGTCGATGTGGATCCTGATGACCCTGAAGTTGACGGGTCAGCCCGTGCTGCTGGCGTTGGAGGGGGCGATCGGTGGGCATGCCGTCGTGGCCTACGGCGCGCAATCCACCGGCACGCAAACCGTTGTGCGGTTCGCCGACCCCAACTTTCCGACGGCTGGCCGGACGATGACGTTCACGTCGGGTACGCTGACGCCGATCTTGCTTTCCGCGAAGGTCGGGGCGGCGGGCGGCACGTTCACTGACGCGTACGCACTCTCGGTAACGTCGGAAGTGCCGCTGTCGAAGATCTGGTCGCGATTCAGCGAGTTCCAGCAGCAGAAGGCGGGACTGGGGCGTTACCCCACGCAGTCTCGTATTGAATACTTCGACATTCTGACCGATACCTGGAAGACGCTCTCCGCATCGCTGCGGTCGTCCGACCCGACGCTCAGGCTCAGATACCTCTGCACGGATTGTCCGGTGAAGGAGGTTGGCAGTGAACCTGACGTGCAGAGCCTGAACATCTGGGATGCAGCCGGTACGAAGGACCTCGGCAACGGCTTCTCGCTCGATAACGTCGCCGGTACCCGGTCGTACTACGCGAGACTGGATGCGCTTTCTCCCTCGGCACCCACCGAGAGAGGATTCGTGGATGCGATTCCCTTCACGGTGATTCACGCGCCATTCACGGTGCGTGGCAGCACGACGGAGGTGTTCCTCGGTGACACCGAGACATTCACCGCCAGTGCAGGCACGTTGGCCACCGCCGGGTCGACCTATACCTGGAGTGTCAACGACGGAAGCACGCCGGTCGTGACGACGGTGCCCACGTACACGCACACGCACACCAAGGTCGGTACGGTCGAACTCAGCGTTCGACTGAAGGATGCGGCCGGCGTCTTGATTGCCCGGGCGATAACAAGCTCGTCGGCGAACCTGCGCTTCGCCCTCAGTCCGAATCCGGCCTATGTGAGCCCCGGTCGACCGATCGCGTTCACGGTAACGGCCACGAACGGCATCACGCCAACGCTCACGGGCCCGCTGCACTACACGTGGGTCTTTGGCGGCGTTGACGACGAGGACGATGTATTCCTGCGCACCACGGTGCCCACGGCCACCCACACCTTCGCGACACCCGGTGAGCACAACGTCCGGGTGATCGTGGGCATGGACCTGCCGTCGGGCAGCAGTGTCATCATCGGGAGCACGGATCAGCCGGTGCACGTGGTGAACACGCTCCTCGCGCCTCGCGATATCCGGGTGCCCGAGGACTCCCAGGTGATGTTTGTTGTGCGACATCAGCGCACGCATCCCGCGAACGCGCACTACAAGTGGACGTTCAGTGAAGGTGGCAACTCGGACGTGTACCGGCTGCAGGGCGACACCACCGTGTCATACACCTTCTTGCGGCCCGGGGTGTTCAAAGTGCTGGTCGAAGTCACCGATAGCGCGGGAGCTGCAGTCGGCAAGGACAGCACAACGACGTCGGTAGATCCAGGCCTCAGCGCATGGAAGTTCACGTCGGTTATCGTGACGTCGCAGGTGGTCGACCCCAAGGATGGGCGTCTGGCCACCCAGGAGATCTGTCATATCTGTTTTGCCACCGATAGCCTCAAGATCATGCGGATTGCGTCGGGCGCGATGGAGGGCGGATTCCTCCACCTTCCGCGCGACACCACTCTTGGCGGCCAGTATGCTCCGCGCGGGGTCGTGATGCTGGAGGGTACCAACATCACGCGAGCCCGGATGAATACGCACTTTGACTGGGTATTCGCCGGGCTGTCCAGCATGCCGCCCAATCCGGGTCGGATCATCGGCACACCGTGGCACTACCTGCGAACACCACCCCGATTGCCCCCGACCGATCCGGCCTACCCCGAGATCTACACAGAGACCGGCAATCACCAGTCGGGCACGATCACGGGCACCACATATGTCACGAACCCCAACAGCTTCCACGGATGGACGCCGAATCTACGCCAGGCAAATGTCACGTTCACGGGCGACCTCGCGACCGGCACGCTCACCACGATCTTCCGGAGATACGAGGCCGGGCCCAACAACATCGGCCCGGTGGAGTTCATGCGCTATCAAACCACGGTGACGTTCGTTGCGCAGCGTGTACGATGA